A window of the Archocentrus centrarchus isolate MPI-CPG fArcCen1 chromosome 17, fArcCen1, whole genome shotgun sequence genome harbors these coding sequences:
- the prmt5 gene encoding protein arginine N-methyltransferase 5, with amino-acid sequence MASASTGSRVSCGRDLNCVPEIADTLAAVAKLGFDFLCMPLFHPRFRREYELEPAKSRPGAHTRSDLLLCGRDWNTLIVGKLSPWIDADSEIETERRNSEAALTQELNFSAYLGLPVFMIPLRGPSNANLARVLLNHIHTGHHTSNFWIRVPLMASEDMREDLIENEPASCIDDTSVDEKTWIWWNSFRTLCDYNKRICLAIEIGPDMPSDTVIDKWLGEPIKAAILPTSIFLTNKKGFPVLSKAHQRIIFRLFKLEAQFIFTGTSRHTDKDFRSYLQYLEYLNQNRPAPNAYELFAKGYEDYLQSPLQPLMDNLESQTYEVFEKDPIKYSQYQQAVYKCLLDRVPEEQKDTNVQVLMVLGAGRGPLVNASLRAARQADRKLRVYAVEKNPNAVVTLENWRFEEWGDQVTVVSCDMREWAAPEKADIIVSELLGSFGDNELSPECLDGAQHFLKDDGVSIPCSYTSYLAPLSSSKLYNEVRGCRERDKDPESHFETPYVVRLHNFHELADPKPCFTFTHPSADMNNNRYQCLRFTVGCNSVLHGFAGYFETTLYKDVTLSIKPDTHSPGMFSWFPILFPLKQPISLSRDDDVTVRFWRCNNGKKVWYEWAVTEPSCSAIHNPAGRSYTIGL; translated from the exons ATGGCGTCCGCCAGTACGGGGAGCAGGGTGTCCTGCGGGAGGGATTTGAATTGTGTGCCTGAGATAGCCGATACGTTAGCCGCGGTCGCCAAACTTGG GTTTGACTTCCTGTGCATGCCCCTCTTCCACCCGAGGTTCAGGAGGGAGTATGAGTTGGAGCCCGCAAAATCCCGACCTGGAGCCCATACCCGCTCAGACCTGCTATTATGTGGCAGAG ATTGGAATACTCTAATTGTTGGGAAGCTCTCTCCATGGATCGACGCAGATTCAGAAATCGAGACAGAACGCAGAAACTCAGAGGCT GCCCTTACCCAGGAGCTAAACTTTTCCGCCTACTTGGGTCTGCCTGTCTTCATGATCCCTTTGAGGGGCCCTAGTAATGCCAATCTAGCCCGAGTGCTGCTAAACCACATCCACACTGGACATCACACCTCAAAT TTCTGGATACGAGTCCCGCTGATGGCGTCGGAAGACATGCGGGAAGATCTGATTGAGAATGAACCGGCCTCTTGTATTGATGACACAAGTGTGGATGAGAAGACCTGGATCTG GTGGAACTCATTCAGAACCCTTTGTGACTACAACAAGAGGATCTGTCTTG CGATTGAAATTGGACCAGATATGCCATCAGACACTGTGATTGATAAATGGCTCGGAGAACCAATCAAAGCAGCCATTCTTCCCACCAGCATCTTCCTAACTAATAAGAAGGGATTCCCTGTCTTGTCAAAAGCCCATCAGAGAATAATCTTCCGTCTCTTCAAG TTGGAGGCCCAGTTCATCTTCACAGGCACCAGTCGGCACACTGACAAGGACTTCCGATCCTACCTGCAGTACCTGGAGTACCTCAACCAGAACAGGCCTGCACCCAATGCCTACGAGCTCTTTGCTAAGGGTTATGAAGACTACCTGCAGTCACCTCTGCAG cccctCATGGACAACTTGGAGTCTCAGACATATGAAGTGTTTGAGAAGGATCCTATTAAGTACTCACAGTACCAACAG gctgtATATAAATGTCTGCTGGACAGAGTTCCAGAGGAGCAGAAAGACACTAATGTTCA ggtGTTGATGGTGTTGGGAGCAGGTAGGGGTCCTCTGGTCAATGCATCCCTGCGTGCTGccagacaggcagacaggaaactgagggtGTACGCTGTGGAGAAAAATCCCAATGCTGTAGTGAC GCTAGAGAATTGGCGCTTTGAGGAGTGGGGCGATCAGGTGACAGTGGTGTCATGTGACATGCGGGAATGGGCCGCACCAGAGAAAGCTGACATCATTGTGAGCGAGCTGCTCGGATCATTTGGCGACAATGAACTCTCCCCAGAGTGCTTAGATGGAGCACAGCACTTTCTCAAAG ATGATGGAGTGAGCATTCCCTGTTCCTACACGTCCTACCTGGCTCCTCTGTCGTCCTCCAAGCTTTACAACGAAGTACGAGGGTGCCGGGAACGAGACAAGGACCCGGAGTCCCATTTTGAGACTCCCTATGTTGTGCGTCTTCATAACTTCCACGAGTTGGCTGATCCGAAACCCTGCTTCACCTTCACACACCCCTCAGCAG ATATGAACAATAACCGGTATCAGTGCCTCAGATTCACAGTAGGTTGTAACTCAGTGCTCCATGGCTTTGCCGGCTACTTTGAGACCACACTCTACAAAGATGTCACACTCa GTATAAAACCAGATACACATTCACCTGGAATGTTCTCCTGGTTCCCCATCCTCTTCCCGCTTAAA CAACCCATCTCCTTATCCCGGGATGACGATGTCACAGTGCGGTTCTGGCGCTGCAACAACGGGAAGAAGGTTTGGTATGAATGGGCTGTGACGGAGCCCTCCTGCTCTGCCATTCACAACCCCGCAGGCCGTTCTTACACCATCGGCCTGTGA